In Ancalomicrobiaceae bacterium S20, the following proteins share a genomic window:
- a CDS encoding aspartate aminotransferase family protein — MSADALFQTFARAGLAFERGEGVWLYTAEGDAYLDMMGGVAVNALGHAHPALTEALSAQAHKLWHVSNVFRIPEQEALAEKLAGLTFADRVFFCNSGAEAMECAIKTARRWHFVNGRPERTRIITFEGAFHGRTLATLAAGGQQKYLEGFGEKAPGFDQVPFGDHEAVRAAIGPETAAILVEPIQGEGGVRPVPVQCLKGLRELCDEHGLLLIFDEVQTGVGRTGKFFAHEWSGVTPDIMGVAKGIGGGFPLGACLATEDAAKGMTPGSHGSTFGGNLLAMAVASKVVDIVADPAFLEAVRGRGLKLKQKLAALVDTYPTVFAGVRGEGLLVGLKCVVPSADVAAAFRAQKLLCVGAGDNVVRFLPALTVSDAEIDEAVARAEKAAVELSRVGEKGAAA, encoded by the coding sequence ATGTCCGCAGATGCTCTCTTCCAGACCTTCGCTCGTGCCGGCCTGGCCTTCGAGCGAGGAGAGGGCGTGTGGCTCTACACGGCCGAAGGCGACGCCTATCTCGACATGATGGGCGGCGTCGCCGTGAATGCGCTCGGCCATGCCCATCCGGCGCTGACCGAGGCGCTGAGCGCCCAGGCTCACAAGCTCTGGCACGTCTCCAACGTGTTCCGGATTCCGGAGCAGGAGGCGCTGGCCGAGAAGCTCGCCGGCCTGACCTTCGCCGACCGTGTGTTCTTCTGCAATTCCGGCGCCGAGGCGATGGAATGCGCGATCAAGACCGCGCGCCGCTGGCACTTCGTCAACGGCCGGCCGGAGCGTACGCGCATCATCACCTTCGAAGGCGCCTTCCATGGCCGGACGCTCGCGACGCTCGCGGCCGGCGGCCAGCAGAAGTATCTGGAAGGTTTCGGCGAGAAGGCCCCGGGCTTCGATCAGGTTCCCTTCGGCGACCACGAGGCGGTGCGCGCCGCGATCGGCCCCGAGACGGCCGCGATCCTGGTCGAGCCGATCCAGGGCGAGGGCGGCGTGCGCCCGGTGCCGGTGCAGTGCCTGAAGGGCCTGCGCGAGCTCTGCGACGAGCACGGCCTGCTCCTGATCTTCGACGAGGTGCAGACCGGCGTCGGCCGCACCGGCAAGTTCTTCGCCCACGAGTGGTCGGGCGTGACGCCGGACATCATGGGCGTCGCCAAGGGCATTGGCGGCGGCTTCCCGCTCGGCGCGTGCTTGGCGACCGAGGATGCCGCCAAAGGCATGACGCCCGGCTCGCACGGCTCGACCTTCGGCGGCAATCTGCTCGCCATGGCGGTCGCGAGCAAGGTCGTCGACATCGTCGCCGACCCGGCCTTTCTCGAGGCGGTGCGCGGCCGCGGCCTGAAGCTCAAGCAGAAGCTCGCCGCGCTGGTCGATACCTATCCGACCGTGTTCGCCGGCGTGCGTGGCGAGGGCCTGCTGGTCGGCCTGAAATGTGTCGTCCCGTCCGCCGATGTGGCGGCGGCGTTCCGGGCGCAGAAACTGCTCTGCGTCGGCGCCGGGGACAATGTGGTTCGATTCCTGCCGGCGCTGACGGTGTCGGATGCGGAAATCGACGAGGCGGTGGCGCGCGCCGAGAAGGCGGCCGTCGAACTGTCTCGCGTGGGGGAAAAGGGAGCCGCAGCGTGA
- a CDS encoding glycosyltransferase, with protein sequence MSDSGEASATDRNTIEQWSAEGSGADRTGADRTGADRAGADRAGADRADDADAMPAASFEETVLRSLGLTADALRGLVLQAETTGLGLAETAIDAGLASEEGWTRALAARLGVRVVDHIAIGPAIADAAPSPVAAPPPVMFDRTRLVSVPGPDRPAYVFAVGGRAADPFRRVLDASPQHRSLVMLATRATIRRSLIERFQRPLLEVAIDGLALRYPALSAARPLGAALMLTLIMLALTFLTAMMLAPDAVVATVASLFLPAGLLRFAAAWPPAASNPGADEASDGAAALSLSTEWPRYAVLVPVYRETAATIEGLVIALGALDYPHHRLDIRIIAEADDEATVDLVEAAVRGTGIELIRVPPGGPRTKPKALAFALGTVVADLVTVYDAEDRPEPDQLKRAARLFAAGPPDLVALQAALVIDHHDEDRTWFVRQFEMEYAALFLGLLPHLARLSAFLPLGGSSNHFRYAPLVAAGGWDPFNVTEDADLSVRLVRLGGRIGTFDSRTREEAPVDLSNWMGQRVRWFKGWIQTLIVHAARPGLAAGEMGIRAFLVFLTLIGLGIVSALMVLPAAITIGLELLGAIPMFADRPFAEDVALAACVVSGLIGWGGSAALALAVCRHKGLGPGGAHGRRPRLADLMTMPLYWGLMSIAAWMALLELCRRPYHWRKTAHGIARRSDATAARIGDEGEAPASDFAQPLTSVAGSNR encoded by the coding sequence GTGAGCGACAGCGGCGAAGCGAGCGCGACGGATCGCAACACTATCGAACAATGGAGCGCCGAAGGGTCGGGCGCCGACCGCACGGGTGCCGACCGCACGGGTGCCGATCGTGCGGGCGCCGATCGTGCGGGCGCCGATCGTGCGGACGATGCCGACGCGATGCCCGCCGCGAGCTTCGAGGAAACCGTGCTCCGTTCGCTGGGTCTCACGGCGGACGCGTTGCGAGGTCTGGTTTTGCAGGCAGAGACGACCGGCCTCGGCCTTGCCGAGACCGCCATCGATGCTGGTCTGGCGAGCGAGGAGGGCTGGACCCGCGCCCTCGCCGCCCGGCTCGGGGTCCGGGTCGTCGACCATATCGCGATAGGCCCGGCGATCGCGGACGCGGCACCATCGCCGGTCGCCGCCCCGCCCCCCGTGATGTTCGACCGGACCCGGCTGGTGAGCGTCCCCGGTCCGGACCGACCCGCCTATGTGTTCGCGGTCGGGGGCCGGGCCGCCGATCCGTTCCGGCGCGTGCTCGACGCTTCGCCGCAACACCGGTCGCTGGTCATGCTCGCGACGCGGGCCACGATCAGACGCTCGCTGATCGAACGGTTCCAGAGGCCACTGCTGGAGGTGGCCATCGACGGGCTGGCCCTGCGCTATCCGGCGCTCTCCGCCGCCCGGCCACTCGGCGCCGCGCTGATGCTGACCCTGATCATGCTGGCGCTAACCTTCCTCACCGCCATGATGCTGGCACCCGATGCCGTCGTCGCGACGGTGGCGAGCCTGTTCCTGCCGGCGGGCCTGCTACGCTTCGCTGCCGCGTGGCCCCCGGCAGCGAGCAACCCCGGAGCAGACGAGGCCTCTGATGGCGCAGCCGCGCTCTCCCTGTCGACCGAGTGGCCCCGATATGCGGTGCTCGTGCCGGTCTATCGCGAGACGGCGGCGACGATCGAAGGGTTGGTTATAGCGCTGGGAGCGCTCGACTACCCGCACCATCGCCTCGACATCCGCATCATCGCTGAAGCGGACGACGAGGCGACGGTCGACCTCGTCGAGGCGGCCGTTCGCGGCACCGGGATCGAACTGATCCGCGTTCCGCCCGGCGGACCGCGTACCAAGCCGAAGGCGCTCGCCTTCGCGCTCGGGACCGTCGTCGCCGATCTGGTCACGGTCTACGATGCCGAGGACCGGCCGGAGCCGGACCAGCTCAAACGCGCGGCGCGCCTGTTCGCGGCCGGCCCGCCGGATCTCGTCGCCCTGCAGGCGGCGCTGGTCATCGACCACCACGACGAGGATCGGACCTGGTTCGTCCGCCAGTTCGAGATGGAATATGCCGCGCTGTTCCTCGGTCTGCTGCCGCATCTGGCGCGGCTCTCGGCCTTCCTGCCGCTCGGTGGCTCCTCGAACCATTTCCGCTATGCGCCGCTCGTCGCGGCCGGCGGCTGGGATCCGTTCAACGTCACCGAGGACGCCGACCTGTCGGTCCGGCTGGTCCGGCTCGGCGGTCGGATCGGCACATTCGACAGCCGGACCCGCGAGGAGGCGCCGGTCGACCTGTCGAACTGGATGGGCCAGCGCGTGCGCTGGTTCAAGGGCTGGATCCAGACGCTGATCGTCCACGCGGCGCGGCCCGGGCTCGCGGCGGGAGAAATGGGGATCCGGGCGTTTCTGGTGTTTCTGACCCTGATCGGGCTCGGGATCGTCTCGGCTCTGATGGTGCTGCCGGCCGCGATCACGATCGGGCTGGAACTCCTCGGCGCGATCCCGATGTTCGCCGACCGGCCATTTGCCGAGGATGTCGCGCTCGCCGCCTGCGTCGTCTCCGGGTTGATCGGCTGGGGTGGCTCGGCCGCACTGGCGCTCGCCGTCTGCCGACACAAGGGTCTCGGTCCAGGCGGCGCGCATGGCCGGCGGCCGCGCCTCGCCGACCTCATGACCATGCCGCTCTATTGGGGACTGATGTCGATCGCGGCCTGGATGGCGCTGCTGGAACTTTGCCGGAGGCCGTATCACTGGCGGAAGACCGCGCATGGCATCGCGCGGCGGAGCGATGCCACCGCCGCGCGGATCGGGGACGAGGGGGAAGCACCCGCGTCGGACTTCGCTCAGCCCTTGACCAGCGTCGCCGGATCGAACCGGTAG
- a CDS encoding Hsp33 family molecular chaperone, which produces MTDAILETRPPRAVADDTVLPFAVEALDVRGRVVHLGPELDRILGRHDYPAPVSRLLGEAVVLTSLLGSSLKFEGRFILQTRTDGPVSMIVVDFATPDAIRAYASFDADAVAAAIAAGKASSPDLLGRGQLAMTVDQGGDMSRYQGVVPLDGGSTFEDVAHTYFRQSEQIPTRVRLAVAEMLTRTPGGAPVHGWRAGGLIVQFLPESEDRVRRRDLDPGDGPEGTATPVLDDDDAWMEARSLVDTVEDIELTDPEVSHERLLFRLFHERGVRVFDALALKDQCRCSRERVQGMLEQFSAEDVSEMTVDGEIVVTCEFCSTHYRFDPATLVKG; this is translated from the coding sequence ATGACCGACGCAATTCTCGAGACCCGGCCGCCGCGCGCGGTCGCCGACGACACCGTTCTGCCCTTCGCCGTCGAGGCGCTTGACGTGCGCGGCCGCGTGGTCCATCTCGGCCCCGAACTCGATCGCATCCTCGGCCGCCACGATTATCCGGCGCCGGTGTCCCGCCTGCTCGGCGAGGCGGTGGTGCTGACGAGCCTGCTCGGCTCGTCGCTGAAGTTCGAGGGCCGGTTCATCCTGCAGACCCGCACCGATGGTCCGGTCTCGATGATCGTGGTCGACTTCGCGACGCCGGATGCGATCCGCGCCTATGCGAGCTTCGATGCCGATGCGGTCGCCGCCGCGATCGCGGCCGGCAAGGCGTCGAGCCCGGATCTGCTCGGCCGCGGCCAGCTCGCGATGACGGTCGATCAGGGCGGCGACATGAGCCGCTACCAGGGTGTCGTGCCGCTCGACGGCGGTTCGACCTTCGAGGACGTCGCACACACCTATTTCCGCCAGTCCGAGCAGATCCCGACCCGCGTGCGCCTCGCCGTCGCCGAGATGCTGACCCGCACGCCGGGCGGCGCTCCGGTGCATGGCTGGCGCGCCGGCGGCCTGATCGTGCAGTTCCTGCCGGAGAGCGAGGACCGGGTCCGTCGCCGTGACCTCGACCCCGGCGACGGGCCGGAGGGCACCGCCACGCCGGTGCTCGACGACGACGACGCCTGGATGGAAGCCCGGAGCCTGGTCGACACCGTTGAGGACATCGAGCTGACCGATCCCGAGGTCAGCCACGAGCGGCTGCTGTTCCGGCTGTTCCACGAGCGCGGCGTGCGCGTCTTCGACGCGCTGGCGCTGAAGGACCAGTGCCGCTGCTCGCGCGAGCGCGTCCAGGGCATGCTCGAGCAATTTTCGGCCGAGGACGTGTCCGAGATGACCGTCGACGGCGAGATCGTGGTGACCTGCGAGTTCTGCTCGACCCACTACCGGTTCGATCCGGCGACGCTGGTCAAGGGCTGA
- the argF gene encoding ornithine carbamoyltransferase, with product MKRDGNKRDFLDLTDVSGEELRRILNAAKTLKSERRGARRGEGPLAGKVLAMIFERPSTRTRVSFDVGMRELGGETLMLTGEEMQLGRGETIADTARVLSRYVDAIMIRILDHQALTELAANATVPVINGLTKVSHPCQVMADVLTFEEHRGGIAGRTVAWTGDTNNVLASWIHAAARFDFKLRVATPPELAPKVDIVNWARRNGANVHLTADAFEAVDGADCVVTDTWVSMGDDESERRHNLLKPYQVNGRLMAAANKDAIFMHCLPAHREEEVTSEVIDGPQSVVFDEAENRLHAQKGILAWCLGAA from the coding sequence GTGAAGCGGGATGGTAACAAGCGTGATTTCCTCGACCTGACCGATGTGTCCGGCGAGGAGCTTCGGCGGATTCTGAATGCGGCCAAAACGCTGAAGAGCGAGCGCCGCGGCGCCCGCCGCGGCGAGGGCCCGCTCGCCGGCAAGGTGCTGGCGATGATCTTCGAACGTCCGTCGACCCGCACCCGCGTGTCCTTCGACGTCGGCATGCGCGAACTCGGTGGCGAGACGCTGATGCTGACCGGCGAGGAGATGCAGCTCGGCCGCGGCGAAACCATCGCCGACACCGCGCGCGTGCTGTCGCGCTACGTCGATGCGATCATGATCCGCATACTCGACCATCAGGCGCTGACCGAGCTCGCCGCCAATGCGACCGTGCCGGTCATCAACGGCCTGACCAAGGTTTCGCACCCGTGCCAGGTGATGGCCGACGTGCTGACCTTCGAGGAGCATCGCGGCGGCATCGCCGGGCGCACGGTCGCCTGGACCGGCGACACCAACAACGTGCTGGCCTCCTGGATCCATGCCGCCGCGCGCTTCGACTTCAAGCTGCGCGTCGCGACGCCGCCGGAGCTGGCACCCAAGGTCGACATCGTCAACTGGGCGCGCCGCAACGGCGCCAATGTCCATCTGACCGCCGACGCCTTCGAGGCCGTCGATGGCGCCGATTGCGTCGTTACCGACACCTGGGTGTCGATGGGCGACGACGAGAGCGAGCGCCGCCACAACCTGCTGAAGCCCTATCAGGTCAACGGCCGGCTGATGGCGGCGGCCAACAAGGACGCCATCTTCATGCACTGCCTCCCCGCCCATCGCGAGGAGGAGGTCACGAGCGAGGTCATCGACGGTCCGCAGTCGGTGGTGTTCGACGAGGCCGAGAACCGGCTGCATGCGCAGAAGGGTATCCTGGCCTGGTGCCTCGGCGCCGCGTGA
- a CDS encoding alpha/beta family hydrolase yields the protein MNDFLWTEAADPIGTMLLAHGSGAAMDSPFLEKLAAALAGEGLSVARFEFPYMALRRKDGRRRPPPKAETLVDGFRATIEAVLADPRCVGRLLIGGKSMGGRVSAMVGGTELPERVAGVVAYGYPFHPPGQPDELRLAPLEGLRLPALVLQGERDEFGARAEVEGYAIPSGVTIEYIEDGSHDFGPRGQSPATLKGNILHAAQLTATFLRRLA from the coding sequence GTGAACGACTTCCTCTGGACCGAGGCCGCCGACCCGATCGGCACCATGCTTCTCGCCCACGGCTCCGGCGCCGCGATGGACTCGCCCTTCCTGGAAAAGCTCGCCGCCGCTTTGGCGGGCGAGGGGCTGAGCGTCGCGCGCTTCGAATTCCCCTACATGGCGCTCCGCCGCAAAGACGGCCGCCGCCGGCCGCCGCCCAAGGCCGAAACCCTCGTCGACGGCTTTCGCGCCACCATCGAGGCGGTGCTCGCCGATCCGCGCTGCGTCGGTCGGCTGCTGATCGGCGGCAAGTCGATGGGCGGCCGCGTCTCGGCCATGGTCGGCGGCACCGAGCTGCCCGAGCGCGTGGCCGGCGTCGTCGCCTATGGCTACCCGTTCCATCCGCCGGGACAGCCGGACGAACTGCGCCTCGCACCGCTCGAGGGCCTGCGCCTGCCGGCGCTGGTTCTGCAGGGCGAGCGCGACGAGTTCGGCGCGCGCGCCGAGGTCGAAGGCTATGCGATCCCGTCTGGCGTCACGATCGAATACATCGAGGACGGCAGCCACGATTTCGGCCCGCGCGGCCAGTCGCCGGCGACGCTGAAGGGCAACATCCTGCATGCGGCCCAACTGACCGCGACCTTTCTGCGCCGATTGGCGTGA
- the phoU gene encoding phosphate signaling complex protein PhoU: MAEHIVSSYENELRGLAAKIAEMGGMAEGLVADAVQALTRMDTALAQKVILTDTRLDRLQREVEQNAILVIARRQPMAVDLREVVGALRVSSDLERVGDLAKNIAKRVMAIGPNLNAKTALIGVEHLSEIALEQLKAVLDAYTARDDASALKVRDRDDEIDALYTSLFRELLTYMMEDPRSISSCAHLLFVAKNIERIGDHTTNIAETVHYVVTGEQMTDERPKSDASSLLKVAGQE; encoded by the coding sequence ATGGCCGAGCATATCGTCAGCTCCTACGAGAACGAGCTTCGTGGCCTCGCGGCGAAGATCGCCGAGATGGGCGGCATGGCCGAGGGTCTGGTCGCGGATGCCGTTCAGGCGCTGACGCGCATGGACACGGCGCTCGCCCAGAAGGTCATCCTGACCGATACCCGCCTCGATCGCCTGCAGCGTGAGGTCGAGCAGAACGCGATCCTGGTCATCGCGCGTCGCCAGCCGATGGCGGTCGACCTGCGCGAAGTCGTCGGCGCGCTGCGCGTGTCGAGCGACCTGGAGCGGGTCGGCGATCTCGCCAAGAACATCGCCAAGCGCGTCATGGCGATCGGCCCGAACCTGAATGCCAAGACCGCGCTGATCGGCGTCGAGCATCTCTCCGAGATCGCGCTCGAGCAGCTGAAGGCGGTTCTCGACGCCTACACGGCGCGCGACGACGCATCGGCGCTCAAGGTGCGCGACCGCGACGACGAGATCGACGCGCTCTACACCTCGCTGTTCCGCGAGCTGCTGACCTACATGATGGAAGATCCGCGCTCGATCTCGTCCTGCGCGCATCTCCTGTTCGTGGCCAAGAACATCGAGCGCATCGGCGATCACACCACCAACATCGCCGAGACCGTGCACTACGTCGTCACCGGCGAGCAGATGACCGATGAGCGTCCGAAGAGCGACGCCTCGAGCCTGCTCAAGGTCGCCGGTCAGGAGTGA
- the phoB gene encoding phosphate regulon transcriptional regulator PhoB, protein MARVLIVEDEEALSLLLRYNLEAEGYDVEVCARGDDADTRLRELAPDLLILDWMLPGLSGIELCRRLRGRSETERLPIIMLTARGEESERIRGLSTGADDYVVKPFSIPELMARVRAMLRRARPELVSTLLKSGDLELDRETHRVRRGGREIHLGPTEFRLLEFLMQSPGRVFSREQLLDGVWGLDVYVDERTVDVHIGRLRKAINRARDKDPIRTVRGSGYAFNDQFAHAAAAATA, encoded by the coding sequence ATGGCGCGCGTTCTGATCGTCGAGGACGAGGAGGCCCTGAGCCTCCTCCTCCGCTACAATCTCGAGGCCGAGGGCTACGACGTCGAAGTCTGTGCCCGAGGTGACGATGCCGACACCCGGCTGCGCGAGCTGGCGCCGGACCTTCTGATCCTCGACTGGATGCTACCGGGCCTGTCCGGCATCGAGCTCTGCCGGCGCCTGCGCGGCAGGTCGGAGACGGAGCGGTTGCCGATCATCATGCTCACCGCGCGTGGCGAGGAGAGCGAGCGCATCCGCGGCCTGTCGACCGGCGCCGACGACTATGTCGTCAAGCCGTTCTCGATCCCCGAGCTGATGGCCCGCGTCCGCGCCATGCTGCGCCGGGCCCGCCCGGAACTGGTCTCGACGCTGCTGAAGTCCGGCGATCTCGAGCTCGACCGCGAGACCCACCGCGTGCGTCGCGGCGGTCGCGAGATCCATCTCGGACCGACCGAGTTCCGCCTGCTCGAATTCCTGATGCAGTCGCCCGGCCGCGTGTTCAGCCGCGAGCAGCTGCTCGACGGCGTCTGGGGCCTCGACGTCTACGTCGACGAGCGCACCGTCGACGTGCACATCGGCCGCCTGCGCAAGGCGATCAACCGCGCCCGCGACAAGGATCCGATCCGCACCGTGCGCGGCTCCGGTTATGCGTTCAACGATCAGTTCGCCCACGCCGCCGCTGCCGCCACGGCTTGA
- a CDS encoding carboxylate-amine ligase, producing MATDYTFGIEEEFFVVDRITMNSTRSLPPTFLAEARDRLGERVSLELLQSQIETQTEPHTKAGDALDELVELRSGVVATAERFNLGIAAAGTHPFAIWHGQRHTERARYRMLMNDLRMLATRNLVCGLHVHVGVPDERKRVALMTRTIPFLPLFLALSSSSPFWQGHATGLVAYRPSAYDELPRTGLPPAFADDEEYQAYVQALVAGGAIPDESYIWWAIRPSMAHPTLELRIADSVTRVEDAVAIAMLFRALVHRLDRDPDYGVAVDTVVRTIAEENRWRVQREGLDARIVDVRTRRGTMVRHAIRRLMRDLAPDAAMLGRAEDLDGVKHILDFGTSATGQLEVFATARAGDHTREEALKGVVRWLLRETAERPHGRVRQRTSTTDEARPAV from the coding sequence ATGGCAACCGACTATACGTTCGGTATCGAGGAAGAATTTTTCGTGGTCGACCGGATCACGATGAATTCCACCCGTTCGCTTCCGCCGACGTTCCTCGCGGAAGCGCGTGATCGGCTGGGCGAGCGCGTCTCGCTCGAGCTGCTCCAGTCGCAGATCGAGACACAGACCGAGCCGCATACCAAGGCCGGCGATGCGCTCGACGAACTGGTCGAACTGCGCTCCGGCGTCGTCGCGACGGCGGAGCGGTTCAATCTCGGCATCGCGGCCGCCGGCACGCACCCTTTTGCGATCTGGCACGGCCAGCGCCATACCGAGCGGGCGCGCTACCGGATGCTGATGAACGATCTCCGGATGCTCGCCACGCGCAATCTGGTCTGCGGGCTCCACGTCCATGTCGGCGTTCCGGACGAGCGCAAGCGCGTCGCGCTGATGACGCGAACGATCCCGTTTCTGCCGCTGTTCCTCGCGCTGTCGTCGAGCTCGCCGTTCTGGCAGGGCCACGCGACCGGGCTCGTGGCCTATCGGCCCTCGGCCTATGACGAGCTGCCGCGCACCGGCCTGCCGCCGGCCTTCGCCGACGACGAGGAATATCAGGCCTATGTCCAGGCGCTGGTCGCCGGCGGCGCCATTCCGGACGAGAGCTACATCTGGTGGGCGATCCGCCCCTCGATGGCGCATCCGACGCTCGAACTGCGCATTGCCGACAGCGTCACGCGCGTCGAGGACGCCGTCGCGATCGCCATGCTGTTCCGCGCGCTCGTGCATCGGCTCGATCGCGACCCGGACTACGGTGTGGCCGTCGACACGGTGGTGCGCACCATCGCGGAAGAAAACCGCTGGCGGGTCCAGCGCGAAGGTCTCGACGCCCGCATCGTCGACGTCCGGACGCGGCGCGGCACCATGGTCCGCCATGCGATCCGCCGGCTGATGCGCGATCTCGCGCCCGACGCGGCGATGCTCGGCCGCGCCGAAGACCTCGACGGCGTCAAGCACATCCTCGACTTCGGCACCAGCGCGACCGGCCAGCTCGAGGTCTTCGCCACCGCGCGCGCCGGCGATCACACGCGCGAGGAAGCGCTGAAGGGCGTCGTACGCTGGCTGTTGCGGGAGACCGCCGAGCGCCCGCACGGCCGGGTGCGCCAGCGGACCAGCACCACGGATGAAGCGCGACCGGCCGTCTGA
- a CDS encoding GcrA family cell cycle regulator — MLSWTDERVELLKKLWSDGLSASQIAGELGGVTRNAVIGKVHRLGLSGRAKAPAPQAQRPKKPSIRTAQPQSRPHTGHGATMGNVALKAEVVTIARPQVEYQPAIYALSEAPLVENASILQLTEQTCKWPVGDPGADDFHFCARRSDTGIPYCGYHARVAYQPVNDRRRDSPRRRALR, encoded by the coding sequence ATGTTATCCTGGACAGACGAGCGGGTTGAGCTCCTCAAGAAGCTCTGGAGCGACGGCCTCAGCGCCAGCCAGATCGCCGGCGAGCTCGGTGGGGTGACGCGCAACGCCGTGATCGGCAAGGTGCATCGTCTCGGGCTCTCCGGTCGCGCCAAGGCGCCGGCGCCGCAGGCGCAGCGCCCGAAGAAGCCGAGCATCCGGACCGCCCAGCCGCAGTCGCGCCCGCACACCGGCCACGGCGCCACGATGGGCAATGTCGCGCTGAAGGCCGAGGTCGTGACGATCGCGCGGCCGCAGGTCGAGTACCAGCCGGCCATCTATGCGCTGAGCGAAGCGCCGCTGGTCGAAAACGCCTCGATCCTGCAGCTGACCGAGCAGACCTGCAAGTGGCCGGTCGGCGATCCGGGCGCGGACGACTTCCACTTCTGCGCCCGCCGGTCGGATACCGGCATCCCCTATTGCGGCTATCACGCCCGCGTCGCCTACCAGCCGGTCAACGACCGGCGCCGCGACTCGCCGCGCCGCCGCGCGCTGAGGTGA
- a CDS encoding transporter substrate-binding domain-containing protein, whose translation MRAEITRMIGALALSASLLLAGRPVPAAEGPAADAPKAEARPFFPNFWDPKRRPDKPNVEFGAIRFATSGDFPPFDFLDSGGRLTGYNVDLAREICQELKVPCTIQMRPFDELVNALTERRADVVIAGLAATPALREKVELGEAYLTTPGRFVARKGVRLAATPEGLDGRWISVVSKSRHEAFVLENFPKARVAAYPTETAARDALRDGTVDMHFGDAMSLSFWLTGEASHACCAYAGGPFLEQAYFGEGFRIGVAKGNRRLRRALDYALQRLAEDGTLGELYLRYFPLGYY comes from the coding sequence ATGCGTGCTGAAATAACGCGTATGATCGGCGCACTCGCCTTGAGCGCGAGCCTGCTGCTCGCGGGCCGGCCGGTGCCGGCCGCCGAGGGCCCGGCTGCGGATGCGCCCAAGGCCGAGGCGCGTCCGTTCTTTCCGAACTTCTGGGATCCGAAGCGCCGACCGGACAAGCCGAATGTCGAATTCGGTGCGATCCGCTTCGCGACCAGCGGCGATTTCCCGCCGTTCGACTTTCTCGATTCCGGCGGCCGGCTGACCGGCTACAATGTCGATCTCGCCCGCGAGATCTGCCAGGAACTGAAGGTCCCCTGCACGATCCAGATGCGCCCGTTCGACGAACTGGTGAACGCCTTGACGGAGCGGCGCGCGGACGTGGTGATCGCCGGCCTCGCCGCCACCCCGGCGCTGCGCGAGAAGGTCGAACTGGGCGAGGCCTATCTGACCACGCCGGGCCGTTTCGTGGCGCGCAAGGGCGTCCGCCTCGCCGCGACGCCCGAGGGGCTGGACGGGCGCTGGATCTCGGTCGTCTCGAAGAGCCGGCACGAGGCCTTCGTGCTGGAGAATTTCCCCAAGGCGCGGGTCGCGGCCTACCCGACCGAGACCGCCGCGCGCGATGCGCTGCGCGACGGCACGGTCGACATGCACTTCGGTGACGCGATGAGCCTGTCGTTCTGGCTGACCGGCGAGGCGAGCCATGCGTGCTGCGCCTATGCCGGCGGCCCGTTCCTCGAGCAGGCCTATTTCGGCGAGGGTTTCCGGATCGGCGTCGCCAAGGGCAACCGTCGCCTGCGCCGTGCGCTCGACTACGCGTTGCAGCGTCTCGCCGAGGACGGCACGCTCGGCGAACTCTACCTGCGCTACTTCCCGCTCGGCTATTACTGA